The Desulfonatronum lacustre DSM 10312 region TTTGAGGCTGCCGCGCAACGTGGTCAGAAGCGCGGGAAGTTGGTCCAGGGAGGTTATGGCCTGGATTTGAGAGGCGCAAAGTTTGAACTTGTGAAAGACGGAAAGATTTTGCCTGTACAGTTCCAGAGTCCGCTCCAACCTTTCCCGTAGGCAGTGCGCGTCGGCCGCGTTCTGAGCATCGCGACCGCTCATGGAGCTTCCGTTGGAGCCGGGGGGCGCCGGATTCCGGAAAACAAGGCTTGAGCACGGTGGAGAAATGACTGATGAGCCTCTGAAGGGGACATTGTACCGATGATTTTAGTCCGCATGGGTGAAGACCGCAACATCAAACGCCCATAACCTCTCGCCTCTCGGCGGTCTTGATCACCTCAGGCACTCCTGATAGCCTGAAATTCTTGCCTCACCGCGCTTCCCGCGCAACCGAATCACAACGCGTTTTTTCCTGACGACATGGTCTTCAGCTCCCATATTTTCCTTTTCTATTTTCTACCGCTGGCCCTGTTCGCCTATTATCTGCTGCCCCGGCGGGGCAAGCATCTGGGGCTGACGGTACTCAGCTACGCCTTTTACGGCTGGTCCAATCCGCTGTTCGTCCTGATCCTGCTGTCGTCCACGGTGGTGGACTATTTCTGCGGATTGATCATGGCCGGGCGGCGGCCCTTGTTCGACCAGCGGCCCATTCAGGAGTTGGACCCGAAGGGGCCGCGCACCCGCAGCCAGAAAATCGCCCTGGCCGTGTCCATCCTGACCAACCTCTCCCTGCTCGGCTTTTTTAAGTATTTCAATTTCGCCGTGGAGAACTACGACCTGCTGCTGGGCTGGCTCGGCCTGCATGGGCTGCAACTGGAAACGGCCCTGCGGATCACCCTGCCGTTGGGGATCAGCTTCTATACCTTCCAGTCCATGAGCTACTCCATCGACGTCTATCGAGGCCAGGCCAAGGCCCTGCGCAACTTCATCGACTTCGCCTGCTACGTGTCCATGTTCCCGCAGCTTGTGGCCGGGCCGATCATCCGCTTCCGGGAGGTGGCGGATCAGCTCCTGCACCGCGCCCATACCCTGGAAAAGTTCGCCCGGGGCGTGGCCTTCGTCAGCCTGGGCCTGGCCAAGAAGATCCTTCTGGCCAACCCCTGCGGCAAGGTGGCGGACACCATTTTCGACGCCGCGACCATCACCACGGTCCAGGCCTGGTACGGGGCCGCGGCCTACGCCTTTCAGATCTACTTCGACTTCAGCGCCTACTCGGACATGGCCATCGGCCTGGGCCTGATGCTGGGCTTCGTCTTTCCCAAGAACTTCGATTCGCCGTACCTGTCCAAGTCCATCACGGAGTTCTGGCGGCGCTGGCACATTTCCCTGTCCACCTGGCTGCGGGACTACCTGTACATCCCCCTGGGCGGCAACCGCAAAGGCCCCCGGCGCACGGCCATCAATCTGGCCCTGGTCATGCTCCTGGGCGGGCTGTGGCACGGAGCGGCCTGGACCTTCGTGATCTGGGGCGCATTGCACGGCCTGCTCCTGGGATTGGAACGAATCCGGGGCAAGGCCAGCCTCTACCATCGCCTGCCTGGCGGGGTGCAAATCGCGTTCACTTTTGTTCTGATCTTGATCACCTGGGTCTTTTTCCGGGCTGCGGACCTGCCCTCGGCCCTGACCTACCTGGGAACCATGTTCGGCCTGGTCCAGGCAGGCCCAGAGGCCATCGCGGGCGCCGGACTGCTCAACGGACTGATCTACCAACCCTACTACCTGGGCACCTTCCTGTTGGCCGCCGTGGTCACCTGGTCCTGTCCCCAGACCTGGGACTGGACCAGGGCCATCACCCCGGCCAAGGCTTTGGTAATCGTGGCCCTGCTGCTGCTCTCCGTGGCCGTGCTGGCGACCCAGGCCTATAACCCATTCATCTACTTTATATTTTAGCCATGGCCGATTTTGATCTGCAACGCTCGCGAGAACAGACCGCCCGGGAACAGGTGGGCGTGACTCGGATATCCCGGGCCACGGCCTGGCTGCTGACCCTGGCCCTGCTCCTGCTCATCGGCCTGGTGACCGTGAGCCAGCATGTCCATGACCTGCGGGCCGCTTTACGCGGAGAACGATCCACCTGGCTGCCCCAGTCCCTGGAGATTCTCCGGGCCGTGCCCGAAGCCTTAGATGTCTTCCACACTTCCGACCAGCCTTTTTTCTCCAGGGTTCTGGCCGCCAACCGGCTGCTGCTGCGCGAGATGGGCGCGTTCGAGGACGACCTGGAGGACGCATCCATTTTGGGACAACTTGTCCGCCCCGGCATGCAGACCGTGTTGACCCGCCTGGGAGTGGGCAACGAGCAGGTCTACGTGGGGCGGGACGGGTGGCTCTTTTACCGGCCCGGCCTGGATTATCTCACTGGTCCCGGCTTTCTGGTGCCCCGGCAACTGGCCCGGCGGGCGGCAGCAGGCAACGAATGGCAGCCCGCGCCGCAACCGGACCCTCGCAAAGCCCTGGTGGACCTGCACCGGCAGCTGCGGGCCCGGGACATCGAGTTGGTGGTCATGCCCACCCCGGTAAAGCCCATGGTCCACCCGGAGATGTTCGCCGCAGGCTTGAACAAAGCCGAGCCCCTGAACAACCCTTCCTACGCCGCCTTTGTCCGGGACCTGGAGCAGGCTGGCATCCTGGTTTTCGATCCCCTTCCGATTCTGATGCGGGCCAAGGCCGAGACCGGACAACCCCAATACCTTGCCACGGACACCCACTGGCGACCCGAGGCCATGCAGCGCGTGGCCCGTGAGCTGGGAGACTTTTTGCGGCAACAAGATTTACCGGCTCTTCGCGCCGCAACCGGAATGCGAACCAGGGCCGTTGAAATCGCCCATACCGGCGATATCGCCACCATGCTGGAGCTGCCCCAGGACAGCCCCTTGTTTCCTCCGGAAACCGTCCCGTTGGAACAGCTCCTGGGCGCCCGGGACGACTTCTGGCGGCCTGATACCGCCGCCGACGTTCTGCTGCTGGGCGACAGCTTCACCAATATTTTTTCCCTGGAGCCCATGGGTTGGGGAGAGGCGGCCGGGTTTGCCGAACATCTCAGCCTGGCCCTGCAACGCCCCGTGGACCGCATCGCCCGCAATGACCACGGGGCCTTTGCCACGCGGGAGATTCTGGCCCGGGAACTGGCCCGGGGCCGGGACCGTCTGGAGGGCAAACGGGTGGTGATCCATCAGTTCGCCGTCCGGGAACTGGCCGTGGGAGACTGGAAGCTGATTGACCTGGAGTTGGGCGAGCCCCTGCCCTCGCTTTTTTTCCAGCCTGAACCCAACCACCCTCTGGAGGTCCGGGCCGTGGTCGCCGCCGCGTCCCCGGTCCCCCGTCCCGGCAGCGTGCCCTACGCCGACCACATCCTCAGCCTGCACCTGGTGGACCTGGAGCACGATGGGACCTTGCTTGCCGATCCCCAGGCCGTGGTCTATGTCTGGGGCATGCGGGACAATGTCTGGACACCGGCGGCCCGTCTGCGCCCCGGAGACGAGGTGACCATCCGGCTCCAGGCCTGGACGGGTGTGGCCGATGCCTACGACGGGATCAATCGCAGCGAATTGGATGATTTCGCCTTGCAACTGGAAGAACCGACATGGGGAGAGATTTTGGAATGAAAAAATGGTGGATAGATAACAATGGAGCGTGGATGGAGGCAAGGCAGGTCGACGTCAATCTGAACTTAACAGGTCGTCTCTTGAAGATACCGAACCCCTGTCGACTCCTGGTAAATGTCGTCGGCATTTTTGTTCTTCTCTCCTCAGCTCCAGTCTGGGCGGAAGATTCGACAGCGGCTTTTTTTGCCGAATCGGCCAGACTAGCCGTTGAGGCCCGCGAACAAGGAACCATGGCCGTTCAAGGGCTGGAAGGCTGGCTGTTCTTCGATCAGGAACTGGACCACGTCGCCTCGGGGCGGTTCTGGGGCGAGCGAGCCGCTGAGGTCAGCCGGGCTACCAGCCCGGATTTCGCTGATCCTCTGCCGGCCATTCTTGATTTTCATGCCCAGCTCCAGGCTGCGGGCGTGGAGCTGCTTTTGGTCCCGGTTCCTCCCAAGGCCTTGATCTATCCCGACTTTGTTTCCGAATTCATGGCGGACCGTTTATCCAAGAACGATCCTCTTCAGCGACTGGACCCGGCGCACCAGGAATTTTACGAACTTTTGCGCGAGCACGGCGTGCGGGTGCTCGACCTGACCAATGTGTTTCTCCGGGAACGCCTTGCCGACCAGGGCCCGCTGTACTGCCGCCAGGATACCCACTGGTCCGGCGTGGGGTGCGTCGCCGCGGCCCGGGAAATCGGAGGCTTGGCCCGAGAAATGCCGTGGTACGCTGAGGTCGCGGCCCAGCAGTTTGATCATCGATGGCAAGACGTTGAAATCAGCGGAGACCTGTGGCGGGCCTTGGATTCGCCGGACTTGGAACGGGAAACCGTCAGCCTGCGTCAAGTGGGGCGGGAAGCGTCCACTGGCCTGGAGCCCATTGAACCGGACCAAGCCAGCCCGGTGATCCTGCTCGGCGACAGCCACAATCTGGTCTTTCAGGCCGGAGGAGACATGCATGCCCGGGGAGCGGGGCTGGCCGACCAGCTGGCCCTGGAACTGGGTCTGCCCATGGACCTGATCGCCGTACGCGGCTCCGGTGCCACCCCGGCCCGGATCAATCTCTTTCGCCGGGCCCAGCGCAACCCGGATTACTGGCAGAACAAAAAGCTCGTAATCTGGGTGTTCACGGCCCGGGAATTCACTCATGCCGACGGTTGGCGGGTTGTGCCGATTCAACCTTAACTTTGCAAAGGTTTTTTTGTTCATGATGGTTTTTCGAAGATGGTTGGTTGTTTTTGGTATGTGGTTCTTGGTTTTGACCGGATGCGCCCAGGAGAAGGATTCGCATATCGAGGAGCAAATTGAAGCCGGCTTAGCAGATGAAATACGTGAATTGACAGGAGCACCGGCGCGTATTGTCTGGCTTCAGGACACTTCCGATGGTTCGGATTATCTTGCGCGAGGGGACGAACTGCGCCTGATGGGATTGGACACCGAAGTCCTGCCAAGTGTGCGCATCGTGCTTGACGGCCACGGCAATATGGCCAAACCCTTTTTTACTGTTAATGGCGAGTGGGTTGTGTTTTCTGATCGTTACCAGCAAAGGGTTTTTGTCGTGAGCTGGGAAGGCGGGCAGTTGCGGGACCTTGGACCCGGGTTCGGCCTAACCACATGGGTTGACCCGAACACAGGCATCGAGTGGCTTTACGTGGCCAGGGACCGTTTGGATGATCGTCGCATCCTGCCGGCGTACCTGTCCCTCTGGCGTTTTCCCTTGTTTTCCGCTGACGGTAGTTTTCCAGGAGATGATTCTGATCAGACGGAAAAGCAGGAACAGCTTGTCTGGGACCAGACCCAGATCAGCGAGGACAGTTTTCAGCTTTCGCGAGACGGTCGCTACGCCAGCGCTGCCTTTCCTTGGCCGGAAACGGGCATTCTTGATCTTGAAGCCCGGCGCTGGGATCGATTGGGCCAGGGATGCTGGGTGGCCATGTCCCCTGACAATGACTACCTGTTCTGGATTTTTGACGGCCCGCATCGCAACGTATTCATGTTTCGGGGCGATAACAGGGAGGATCGGTGGACGGTGAACGTGAACAACGCGATCGGCATGGACGGCTATGAGGTATACCACCCCAGGTGGTCCAATCATTCACGTATTATTGCCGTCAGCGGTCCATATAAAGTTGGAGAGGGTTCCTACAGGCTCCCGGGCGGCGGCGCTGGGGTGAAAATATACCTGGGAAGGTTCAACCCTGAGCGGACTGAAATCGAAGCCTGGGTCCAGGCAACGGATGACAGCAACGCTGATTTTTATCCCGATGTCTGGGTTCAACCTCACGCAGATCTCAAGGTTGCAAAACAGGATGTGGTTGCCCGGGAAACAAAACCCCAGGAGGCATCATGGCCGCTTCATCGCGAAGGCTTGCTCTATGTCTGGGAGAATGCAGCCGGGCTGCATGATATTATCGTCAAGCAAACCGGCTCGCAGTACTTTTTCAGACCAGAACCCCGTTTGCTGGCCCGATACACCCGGCATAACGCCATGCACCTGGACGGAGGATTCTTCATCGACAAATCGTTCGGGAAGCATCTTCAACGGTTCCCCCCTTTGGATGCATTCACCCTGGAATTCACGGCCACCCCAGCCCTTGCGCAAACCGAAACGGACGAGGCTTGGGTTTTTGCGGTGGAAAGAGCGGGCTTTCCGGTTCTTATAGCATCCAGTGAAGGGCGGTGGCGAGTGCAAGCATTGGATGCCGACGCTATCCTGCAACCGGTCGTTCCTGGACGCCCTGTGCACTTTGCTCTGGCATATCTCCCAGGCGAGATGAGGGTTTATGTTGACGGGAACCTTGCTGGTGTCCTGTCGGTTGATATTGACTCGGACATGTGGCTCGACGCGACCTTGCTTTTCGGTGGAGACAAAGTCGGGGGCCATGACTGGCAGGGCAGCTTGGAAAAGTTTGCCCTGTATCAGGGGGAACTCAAGGCGGAGGAAATTGCCCAACAGCAGGCATTGATCGTCCATGAGCATGCACAGCGGCCGATTCCGGATACGGTCCTGGTCCGGGCACGAGTGGTTCAGACGTCGTCCGTCCCTTCTCCCGAGGATATTGCCCCGTATCAACGGGGCCTTGTGGTGAACGAGTACGAAGTGACCGAGGTGCTGGAAGGCCAATTCAACGAGAATCGGTTTCTGGCGGCGCACTGGGCAATCCTGGATGAAACTCTTCTGGATACGGCCCATCGCATGCCCGGGGCAGAGCGCGTCATGCTCCTTGAACGCTTTGATCAGCGTAAGGAGCTGGAAGGGGAGCGCCTGTCCCAGGACACGGATAACTTTTTGCTGGAACTGTACTTTGACATGTACCTGTGATGGGACGTCTGCTCAAGGAATTGCCCAAGGCCGTGATCTTCGACGTGGACGGCACCTTGTACGATCAACCTCGACTGCGTCGAAAAATGTGCCGCGAACTGGCTGTGCATTGTATCCGCTCACCAATGACCGGCCTGGGGACCATAAAAACCCTGGCCGTTTTTCGTCGTTTGCGCGAAAGCATGCCGACAATGGAAGTCGTCAACGTGGCCCATACTCCGTATGCCATGACTGCGCAGCGCTTGAACTCTCCCCTTGAACACGTGCGCCGCATCGTTCATGAGTGGATGTTTCACCGGCCCTTGCGCCATTTGCCGTCCTGCAAGTTTCCCGGACTGGACTCTTTTCTGGAACATTTGACCATGCGCGGTGTCGCTACGGCTGTCTTTTCCGACTACCCGGCGCAGGCCAAAACTCAAAGCATGGGATTGACGTTTTCCCTGCTCTTGGACGCGGAGGATGAACGGGTCGACCGGCTTAAGCCGGATCCCAAAGGACTCATCGTCTGCTCTGAGCTGCTGAACCTTGATACCGCCGAGTGCCTGTTCGTCGGCGACCGGGACGATCGCGACGGGGAGTGCGCTCGGCGGGCCGGTATGCCGTATTTTTTATATTCCAAGTCATCCCTGGCTCGCCCGAATATGTTTCGTTCCTACGGAGAATTGC contains the following coding sequences:
- a CDS encoding MBOAT family O-acyltransferase; the encoded protein is MVFSSHIFLFYFLPLALFAYYLLPRRGKHLGLTVLSYAFYGWSNPLFVLILLSSTVVDYFCGLIMAGRRPLFDQRPIQELDPKGPRTRSQKIALAVSILTNLSLLGFFKYFNFAVENYDLLLGWLGLHGLQLETALRITLPLGISFYTFQSMSYSIDVYRGQAKALRNFIDFACYVSMFPQLVAGPIIRFREVADQLLHRAHTLEKFARGVAFVSLGLAKKILLANPCGKVADTIFDAATITTVQAWYGAAAYAFQIYFDFSAYSDMAIGLGLMLGFVFPKNFDSPYLSKSITEFWRRWHISLSTWLRDYLYIPLGGNRKGPRRTAINLALVMLLGGLWHGAAWTFVIWGALHGLLLGLERIRGKASLYHRLPGGVQIAFTFVLILITWVFFRAADLPSALTYLGTMFGLVQAGPEAIAGAGLLNGLIYQPYYLGTFLLAAVVTWSCPQTWDWTRAITPAKALVIVALLLLSVAVLATQAYNPFIYFIF
- a CDS encoding alginate O-acetyltransferase AlgX-related protein encodes the protein MADFDLQRSREQTAREQVGVTRISRATAWLLTLALLLLIGLVTVSQHVHDLRAALRGERSTWLPQSLEILRAVPEALDVFHTSDQPFFSRVLAANRLLLREMGAFEDDLEDASILGQLVRPGMQTVLTRLGVGNEQVYVGRDGWLFYRPGLDYLTGPGFLVPRQLARRAAAGNEWQPAPQPDPRKALVDLHRQLRARDIELVVMPTPVKPMVHPEMFAAGLNKAEPLNNPSYAAFVRDLEQAGILVFDPLPILMRAKAETGQPQYLATDTHWRPEAMQRVARELGDFLRQQDLPALRAATGMRTRAVEIAHTGDIATMLELPQDSPLFPPETVPLEQLLGARDDFWRPDTAADVLLLGDSFTNIFSLEPMGWGEAAGFAEHLSLALQRPVDRIARNDHGAFATREILARELARGRDRLEGKRVVIHQFAVRELAVGDWKLIDLELGEPLPSLFFQPEPNHPLEVRAVVAAASPVPRPGSVPYADHILSLHLVDLEHDGTLLADPQAVVYVWGMRDNVWTPAARLRPGDEVTIRLQAWTGVADAYDGINRSELDDFALQLEEPTWGEILE
- a CDS encoding alginate O-acetyltransferase AlgX-related protein, with the translated sequence MAVQGLEGWLFFDQELDHVASGRFWGERAAEVSRATSPDFADPLPAILDFHAQLQAAGVELLLVPVPPKALIYPDFVSEFMADRLSKNDPLQRLDPAHQEFYELLREHGVRVLDLTNVFLRERLADQGPLYCRQDTHWSGVGCVAAAREIGGLAREMPWYAEVAAQQFDHRWQDVEISGDLWRALDSPDLERETVSLRQVGREASTGLEPIEPDQASPVILLGDSHNLVFQAGGDMHARGAGLADQLALELGLPMDLIAVRGSGATPARINLFRRAQRNPDYWQNKKLVIWVFTAREFTHADGWRVVPIQP
- a CDS encoding LamG-like jellyroll fold domain-containing protein, with amino-acid sequence MPTVGGLCRFNLNFAKVFLFMMVFRRWLVVFGMWFLVLTGCAQEKDSHIEEQIEAGLADEIRELTGAPARIVWLQDTSDGSDYLARGDELRLMGLDTEVLPSVRIVLDGHGNMAKPFFTVNGEWVVFSDRYQQRVFVVSWEGGQLRDLGPGFGLTTWVDPNTGIEWLYVARDRLDDRRILPAYLSLWRFPLFSADGSFPGDDSDQTEKQEQLVWDQTQISEDSFQLSRDGRYASAAFPWPETGILDLEARRWDRLGQGCWVAMSPDNDYLFWIFDGPHRNVFMFRGDNREDRWTVNVNNAIGMDGYEVYHPRWSNHSRIIAVSGPYKVGEGSYRLPGGGAGVKIYLGRFNPERTEIEAWVQATDDSNADFYPDVWVQPHADLKVAKQDVVARETKPQEASWPLHREGLLYVWENAAGLHDIIVKQTGSQYFFRPEPRLLARYTRHNAMHLDGGFFIDKSFGKHLQRFPPLDAFTLEFTATPALAQTETDEAWVFAVERAGFPVLIASSEGRWRVQALDADAILQPVVPGRPVHFALAYLPGEMRVYVDGNLAGVLSVDIDSDMWLDATLLFGGDKVGGHDWQGSLEKFALYQGELKAEEIAQQQALIVHEHAQRPIPDTVLVRARVVQTSSVPSPEDIAPYQRGLVVNEYEVTEVLEGQFNENRFLAAHWAILDETLLDTAHRMPGAERVMLLERFDQRKELEGERLSQDTDNFLLELYFDMYL
- a CDS encoding HAD family hydrolase, encoding MGRLLKELPKAVIFDVDGTLYDQPRLRRKMCRELAVHCIRSPMTGLGTIKTLAVFRRLRESMPTMEVVNVAHTPYAMTAQRLNSPLEHVRRIVHEWMFHRPLRHLPSCKFPGLDSFLEHLTMRGVATAVFSDYPAQAKTQSMGLTFSLLLDAEDERVDRLKPDPKGLIVCSELLNLDTAECLFVGDRDDRDGECARRAGMPYFLYSKSSLARPNMFRSYGELLESFR